The Populus trichocarpa isolate Nisqually-1 chromosome 2, P.trichocarpa_v4.1, whole genome shotgun sequence genome has a window encoding:
- the LOC7468735 gene encoding two-pore potassium channel 3 yields the protein MDEPFLSKTIAEEISRPSPRREHPSNYLDLGQSLRQSTAHLVTNDVIIPIITTPNTSSFVNLIANLNKEKTRLAHRSHSAPSVFTDSKESFTDSFDPRQAPKSTPLIVRQAFIAVFLYILVVVLIFLVGGRFKGTETIKPVDALYFTVVTLCTIGYGDIVPDTIFTKLFTCVFVLVGFGFIDILLNGLVTYICDRQEAVLLSTMDESKSITMVQAYMIDKAKGRMRIRMKVGMASAVVIVCIAVGTISARYLEKLDWVDSFYLSVTSVTTVGYGDFAFSTITGRCFAIIWLSVSTLAVARAFLYLTELRIDKRNRRIAKWILHKKMTLGDLVAADLDNDGSISKSEFVIYKLKEMGMIAEKDMLQICNQFDSLVSTSCGKITLADLMQRD from the exons ATGGATGAGCCTTTTCTCTCCAAAACAATAGCAGAAGAGATCAGCAGGCCATCGCCAAGAAGAGAACATCCCTCTAACTACCTTGATCTTGGCCAGTCTCTACGTCAATCGACTGCACATCTTGTAACTAATGATGTCATTATCCCCATTATCACCACACCAAACACTTCTTCATTTGTAAATCTCATAGCCAATTTGAACAAAGAGAAAACAAGACTCGCTCACCGATCCCATTCAGCTCCATCTGTGTTTACTGACTCCAAGGAGTCTTTTACGGATTCTTTTGACCCCCGACAAGCCCCAAAATCTACTCCTTTGATCGTTCGGCAGGCTTTTATTGCcgtattcttatatatattggTCGTTGTGTTGATATTCCTTGTCGGTGGTAGATTTAAGGGAACTGAAACAATAAAGCCTGTAGACGCCTTGTACTTCACCGTGGTCACACTTTGCACCATAGGCTACGGTGATATTGTTCCAGATACAATATTTACCAAGTTATTTACTTGTGTTTTCGTTTTGGTTGGTTTTGGTTTCATCGATATTTTGCTAAATGGATTAGTCACATACATTTGCGACAGGCAAGAAGCAGTTCTGTTAAGCACCATGGATGAGAGTAAGTCCATCACTATGGTTCAAGCTTATATGATAGACAAAGCTAAAGGTAGAATGAGGATCAGAATGAAAGTGGGCATGGCTTCAGCAGTTGTCATTGTTTGCATTGCGGTAGGAACTATTTCGGCGCGCTACCTAGAGAAGTTGGATTGGGTTGATAGTTTTTATCTGTCTGTTACTTCTGTGACAACCGTAGGCTATGGGGATTTTGCTTTCTCGACCATAACTGGAAGATGTTTTGCCATTATTTGGCTATCAGTAAGCACATTGGCAGTTGCCAGGGCATTTCTATACCTGACTGAGCTAAGGATTGACAAGAGGAATCGCAGGATTGCGAAATGGATTCTTCACAAAAAGATGACACTCGGCGATTTAGTAGCTGCAGACCTTGATAATGATGGATCCATCAG CAAATCTGAATTTGTTATTTACAAGCTTAAGGAGATGGGGATGATAGCAGAGAAAGACATGCTTCAGATCTGCAACCAATTTGATTCATTAGTTAGTACCAGCTGTGGCAAAATCACTCTTGCGGATCTCATGCAACGTGACTAG